The DNA region tgattttcttttgcttttgtgTTGGCAGACTGTTTTGAAACTGTTGGCAGGAGATGATGAAGAGTTGTTGAAGATCATACCAATTATTCTTGGTTGCAACAAGGAAAACAATAAGGAAGGGAACTTCATAGAAATGGGTGTAGTGCAAGACATTCTTAATTTAGTGAAAGAAACTTCATCTAGCCATTTGATAGAAGTAACTGCCCCTCCTTTAATGCTTCTGATACTTTCCTTATtccattttcaatttattccTAAGATTTTTTCTGTCATTGCTTGCAGTTAACTTTGTTGTGCTATAAAAGTATATTCTCATTCCAAAAACTATGAGGCTACAAATGCATAAATATCTAAAAATGGCTTCCAAGAAGTCAAATTTCTTGGAGTGTTATTCATTATTAGTGAAATCAACTCTTCTCAATACTTAATCTGCCAACGATCATGAGAGAGTCAATCTCTTCATATGGTGTTGCTATGTCATTTTGCAGAGCCGTCACTTATGGAGTTCTTGCTTGGCTTTTTAGTGAAGATCTCTCTCTGGTTGAACTATTTCATGAACTCAGTTCTTGCTAGTTTATGCGTATATGCCAACTCAAGAAAAGAGATATATATCTTCCTAAATCTCCTTCCACTAACTACGGTTTCCCTCAATCTAGTTGCTCGTTCGATTCCCTCCTATGTCTTAGCACAAATTCACTCACAATTGTGTGCTTTTCTTTGGTGTATTATTCTCATTCAAAGTAACTAGATCATCCACAATACAAATGGACGAGGCATGATAATTATCTTTTCATTTAGCTCCTTTGCATGATTTATAATGCTATTGTAGACATTTCGGGGTTGTACTATCAATCACCTCTAACTGTTAATGGTTTTCTGCAAATTTTCAGGTCATTCTCGAAGTAGCTCCTGAGGACTTGTACGATGAAGTGTTCCacaaaatttttagaaattcaTTGTATGAAATTGCATCTCATCAATGCGGAAGCTTTGTGGTACAGGCATTGGTTTCAAATGCAAGATCTAAAGAACAAGTAtgtgttaatatatatttctttttctgtccATCTCTCGTCATTGCATTTAGATGTACAGTTAgcccttttttatattttcttttataaatgaTTCCTCTCTGataatgatattttaatgTCTCTCCGTTAGATGGATATAATATGGGAGGAACTTGGAACTAAATTTGGGGATCTTTTGGCAATGGGAAGATCAGGAGTGATTGCTTCTCTTATCGCTGCAAGTCATAGACTTAGTACACATGAACATAAGGTATGCTGTCCCTTTCACTTCAGCAGACATTTATGCCAAAGGGCATCTAATATTTATTCCATATATCCCTTAGAAAAAGAAGTGCTCGATATCTTACTTTAGGTTGTCATACCAAAAGACTCGTATGTACGAGTTCTCATTTCTGTTAATGATAGTACTGCAATCAATCATTCTTTGAGGGTGTTTTCTTACTTGAAAGAGGATATAATCAAAACAGTCAATTGGTAATTGTTCCGTTAAAACATCAAAGGGTGTAGACCGATTGACAATTGTGATTGACAAGCTATAGAGAAACCCTTTTAAACAGGGCCCAGGCAAGAGTAATCAATTCTGGAATTGTGCTTATcatttgttcttttccttGTTTTGCAGTGTAGTCAGGCACTTGCAGCTGCTTTATGCTCGGAAAATGAGTCCCCAACATGCATTGTTCCCCGAATGCTATACCTTGAGAGGTACTTTTGCAGTCATGACCCGTCCAAATGGGAATGGCCGAGTGGTGTTAAGATGCATGTCATGGGCTCACTCATACTGCAAGCGGTTTTCAAATATCGGAATGTATGCCCAACTGCTTACATCTTATCTGCTTTCGCGTTATTATGAGATGTTATTGGTGGTTCAATTTTTGCCATTATGATGCAATCAGTAAGATGATTGCTTTACAGCATACCTCCTATCTTTTTGCTATTTCTAGTGTTTTACGATTAAATTTCTCTCGTTTCTTCTGCAGGAGTACATACTGCCTCTGGTTACAAGTATAACATCCATGGAACCCAATCAAGTACTTGAAGCTGCTCGAGATGCTGCAGGGGCACATGCGATCGAAGCTTTTCTAGATTCAAATGCTTCTTGGAAGCAAAAGCGCAAATTAATCGTGAAGTTACAAGGACATTTTGGAGAGATTTCGATGCATTCATCTGGTTCTTTTATAGTTGAAAAATGCTTCACCGTCAGTAACCTTTCGATGAAGGAGACTATAGTATCTGAGCTGTCTGCTGTGAGCAATGAGCTATCCAAGACAAAACACGGCCCTCATCTCACACGGAAACTTGATGTTAATGGGTGAGCAATCTTTTTTCTCGTACTTCATTGTACTGTTttccaaggaaaaaaaaaaaagagctagTTCTTGAAATCTTATTGGAGAAAATTTCAATTGGAAAACTTGCGAAATTTTCCGGTGCCATACGAGGCTGTTACATTGGTTCATGGTACTGGCCATCTCTCAAGAGTCTACTGTATATCTTTCACCAAAAGTTTTACATTTGACAGCACCTATTTTCATCTCGTTGCCTCAGATATGCTGCAAGGCCTGAGCAGTGGAAGAAAAAGCAAGAATCGAAGCAATCGACTTTCAAGGAGTTCTTTGATATATTTGGCTCTGGTGAGACCAGGCAATGTAAAGACGACTCTTTCGTTGCGAAGACCTCTAAGCAAACATCAAAGGCTACGAATTTGAAGCAGATGAGGAAAGAGATTGATCAAAGCTTGAACTCTGGGACACCATTCTTGAGCAAGTCAAGTTTCAAGGGACACCGGGAAAAAGTTGGCGACGGCTCAAAGAGGAAAAGCAAGAAGCAGAAACGATAACTCCTCAAAGACTTCAAGAAAAGAGAACTGGATTTTGCTGTTGTTGTTATCAATTTTGTCTACTTTGCTCAGCCAAGACCAAATGTAAAGTGTCCATCCAATGAGCGAGAAAATCGACATATATTCACATTTACGGAGAAAGAATTGGGCACTGGGGGTACTGAACTGAAGAAATCGAGATTCATTAGACGAGATACTGAGTTACATATTTCCTCCCTAGAACTGAATTCTACTCTTTCTTGGCTACGTAACTATAATGTatcaaatgcaaaaaaaaaaaaaaaaaaaagccggCAGAAACTATTACTGCTGCGTTCTTTTTCCTTTGGCTTCATCTTTTCCGTCACTTATATGCCATTTCAGCTAAGGAAGTCTCTACTTATTCTGGATTGGATTGGAACCTGACCGGGGTATCCTCTGGAAACTTGCTTCGACACTCTTGTTGAACGGCAGCCCCTCCTCGTCGGTGCTCATATTCTGAAGTCTAGAGGGTGACTTCCTGTTCGACAGGGAAGACTCTCTCGACGCCAGCACCCGGGCGTCCGCACAGAACTTTGAGGGCCACGAGGAGAGGATCAGCAGGATTGCAGCGAATGCGGTGAAAACTCTGCAGCAGGTGCCCTTCATTGCTGGCTCATAAGGCGGTGCTTTGAAACCCTCTTGTTTAGCAGTGAGACTGAATACTCTGGAAAAGCTGAGCAAAGTGTGATTACAGGGATGACTTTAGATCttgatattttcatatttataccCATttgcttttctgttttttgAGTAAAACGttatacatgaatatatatgtgtgtgtgtgtgtgtgtgtataaggACCTTTTGTTTGGgctaaaaattgaataaattcaAGATCTGGTGACAGTGGGATCATGTGATTATCTTTGACTGTAACACTTGAAGCTCTGACCTTTTCGTGGCTCATTGCACATATGACCTTGGTGGAATTGTGTCTTTGAATATATAATCTAGCAGAGGTTGGTCATGTGATAAGCCAcgtgataataatatttatctcGTTGGGAGTTGCACCGATTTCTTATTtatgtaaaaattataatatttatttcaataagATCATGAGTTATTTTTAATATGTTAACTGAAATTACTTTCACTTGAGGTGGACATAGGCCACGAAATACTTTCAGTAATCTTGAAATCTTACATAGAGGATAAAGTGAGCCGATTGACAGTGTAATTTGTCAATTGTACCGCATCCGTAATAtgttttttcataataaaattatgattgtTGTTAATGACAGTAAGAGAACAGAAGAAACATTGGATCCAACAGTAACCTAAGAAACTGAATCGttgattaaataattatagGTTTCTGAGCGGAAACCAGAGACAAATGGGCGGGAGAAGAAGTAAAGAAATATCAATttaaacggaaaaaaaaaacaataataataacgatGATGATTGAATGTTTATCTTCAAACGATTGCGTTAGGTCACTGatgactaattaattcaattggtCTGCTGTTTCCATAGGATACCTCAGACCATGTGTGgattttcttaaattaatttctcAGGGCTTCGGTGCACTTGCCGGCTTCGCATTCTACATTAATCGTCGTCATTACCGCGTCGTGTTGAAAACTTAGACGGGAGACACCTCGTTCACACGCAATAAGGTGATAGCAAGTCCGGTCCTCCGGGAGCTATTTCGGGTTCAGTTGCTCGGTGATAGCCGGACTCCTCGGCGAGgttttgttgggtatccctccaatttgaaggaagttgggctcaaattgtattgggcttttatcgggccttaataagcccaagaacccattttattagggtttttatttcagcaaatcagctgaggtataaatagcagcagaacagctgcAGATTAGAGTAGAGCGGCAGAAGTGCAGCAGCATAGCAGCACAAAACCAGGGAAGAGCAGACAGCAGAATTCGAAGagcaggggcagcgcgcagctggagatcaaacctcgatcgggacatcaaacgaactccgattgggacgaaattttgacagcagcttcacaacacgtggggctaacttctgaacggtcagaatttctattcgagctctgtaggtgctgtttcagctgattttgtgaaccacccggtgtgggtgacgaatttagtatttgggtgatccaagagagtgtttctcttgagtttggtgatccaagggtttacccttgatgaaagacattgtataaccttcatagtggatcgttgattcggagttggtcccgtggtttttccccacattggggttttccacgtaaaattcttggtgttgttttactttactgcttgttggttgatttgattagttcctatctcgattacaccagtaggggaggaagattaattgctgcgttattgtttggttgagtacatccctaaccccaacaagtggtatcagagcttcgggttagagaagtttgagttttttttcggtgttttcgagatggaggagtctacaggatccatgttcaagttgaatgcagccaactactctatatggaagtctcggatggaggatcttctattttgcagggatttgtacgatcctattgaaggggattccgcgaaacccaaagataaggatgacaaggcttgggaacgcacaaatcggaagactattggtttaattcggcagtggatagacaatagtatttatcatcatgttgctcaggagacaaatgcgaaagctttgtgggataaattgacaaatctctatgcgaggaagacaccacaaaataaggcattcctcgtgaagaagctggttcatcttcgtttccaggatggaggtgatatggctgctcacatgagtaatttccaggatattattaaccagttgacgaacctggagataatattacccgatgagttgcaggcctgtctacttttagggactctaccggataattgggacacacttgtggttgcattaagcaattctgcgccaaacgggaagctatcgttggctacggtgacagacagtttatttaatgaggagactagaaggaaaggcacgggaatttccattcagtctgaagctttggttactgaacaacgggggagaagtcaaagcagaaatttctcttccaagcatagtaactcacgtggcaaatcgaggggcagatcaaagtcgaagacgaggaaagtggtcacttgctatcactgtggaaaagagggacactacaaaagggagtgtagagctctgaagaaaaatcagaatggcaacggtgagagcaagaaggaagaaggcactacagcagtggcatgtgatggagagacctacatcatttgtgatgaagcttatgtgaatttcacatgtcaggactctacctgggttgcagatacaggtgcctcgtttcatgtcactcctcatcgggatttcttttcatcttacactaccggggactatggttatgtgagaatggggaatggacaatcatgcaagattgtcggtattggtgatgtctgtctagagaccgagcttggctgcaagttgtttttgaagaaggtgaggcatgttccagaaattcgccttaacctaatctcgacgggtcaacttgatgatgaaggctacagtaatgaattcagcaatgggagatggaagctctccaagggttcgttgattgtggcacgaggtcagaagaccgacactctctacaggctgcgtgccagacacaattccggtcaaattaatgttgctgaggattatcctatcgagctatggcataggagacttgggcatatcagcgagaaaggtattcaaattcttgctagaaagcagtctttgcccgttaaaggtatgcacttgagcacttgtgatcactgtttagccggtaagcagaggagagtttcttttgttagaagtcgtccctctagatgccatcatatacttgatcttgtgcatacagatgtttgttttatgtcggatagatctcttggtggtgctctctattttgtgacatttatagatgatcacaccaggaaagtttgggcttaccctatgagaactaaagatcaggtgactgagattttcaagaacttccatgtagcagtggaaagagaaacaggcatgaaactgaaatgtgtcagagctgataatggtggtgagtataggggtcctttcgagaactattgcaggactcacggtatcaaacttgagaagacggtaccgaagacaccacaacagaacgggcttgcagagaggatgaaccgcacaattgttgagagagttcgttgtatgctttctcaagcgaaactgtctaagcctttctggggcgaggcaatgaggtcagcggttgatcttattaatcttacaccgtcagttgcacttgatggagatgtaccccagcaggtgtggaccggcaagaaagtatcatacaagcatctcagagtattcgggtgcagggcatctgttcacattcctcgagatgaaagatcaaaacttgatgccaaggcaaaacagtgcatcttcttgggttatgcacatgaagagttcgggtacaggctttgggaccctgatagcaagaagatcatcagaagcagggatgttgtcttctttgaggaccagacaatcgaggatttgcaaaagttagagaaggccagtgtaggcaatcctcacgagatctctattcctgtaccggttgatgtagagcatccaatggaagaggtacctggtgagtatgaagaaaccacgactgggggtgagattcctcaggtagatgatgatgtgactacggatgatacaggctcgcagttacagttagagcctgcagatctacctagacaatctgatagaataagacgatcatctacaagatatccgcctcatgaatatgtgctactgactgacgggggagaacctgagtgctatgatgaagctgtggcacatgagtacaaggagcactggttgaaggcgatgaatgaggagatgaactccttgtctgaaaatcacacgtatgacctagtgaagctaccgcaaggtaagagagcattgaagaacaaatgggtctacaggttgaagacagagaactcgcgacctcgatacaaagctcgactggtagtgaaaggtttcaaccagaagaaaggagttgacttcgaggagatcttctcgcctgttgtcaagatgtcatcgatccgagttgttctcgcactggcagctagtctaaacttggagatcgagcagctcgatgtaaaaacagctttcctgcatggtgacttggaggaagaaatatatatggagcagcctgaaggattccgagttaaaggtaaggagcatttggtgtgcaggctgaggaagagcttgtatgggcttaagcaagcacctcggcagtggtataaaaagtttgactctttcatgttgagccatggctacacacggacaacttcagatcattgtgtgttcgtgaaacaattctcgaatggtgattttatcattttactgttatatgtggatgatatgttgcttgtcggtcatgatatgagcaagattacagagttgaagaaggagctcaacaagtcctttgccatgaaggatttgggaccggcaaagcagatccttgggatgcatatttctcgtgacagatcaagtggaaaactttggctttctcaagagaagtacatcgagaagattttggatcggttcaacatgggtaatgctaaaccagtttcatcaccacttgcttctcatttcaaacttagctcgaagcaatgtcctacaagtgagaaggagaaagaatagatgaagaaagttccttactcatcagctgtaggaagtttgatgtatgccatggtctgtacaagaccagatatcgctcattctgttggtgtggttagtcgttttctctccaatccggggaaagagcattggaatgcagttaagtggattctgaggtatctcagaggaacatccaaggtgtgtttacactttggcactggtaagccggagttagtgggctatacggatgcggatatggcaggagatattgattcccggaaatccacttcgggatacttgatgacttttgcagggggagctatctcatggcaatcaaggcttcaaaagtgcatcgctttgtctacaacggaagccgaatacattgcggtgaccgaaggttgcaaggagatgttgtggttgcaaaagtttttgcaggagttgagcttgaagcaagaaaggtatgttctacactgtgatagtcaaagcgccattcatctttgcaagaatcccactttccattcgaggtcgaaacatatcgatatcaagtttcattggattagagatgtgttggagtccaagctggtgaagctagacaaagtgcacaccgatgagaatggagctgatatgatgacaaaacctctcgctagggagaaacttcatgtttgccgaagtatagccggtatgcttgaagcctccaaatagtcgggagggggagtttgttgggtatccctccaatttggaggaagttgggctcaaattgtattgggcttttatcgggccttaataagcccaagaacccattttattagggtttttgtttcagcaaatcagctgaggtataaatagcagcagaacagctgcAGATTAGAGTAGAGCGGCAGAAGTGCAGCAGCATAGCAGCACAAAACCAGGGAAGAGCAGACAGCAGAATTCGAAGagcaggggcagcgcgcagctggagatcaaacctcgatcgggacatcaaacgaactccgattgggacgaaattttgacagcagcttcacaacatgtggggctaacttctgaacggtcagaatttctattcgagctctgtaggtgctgtttcagctgattttgtgaaccacccggtgtgggtgacgaatttagtatttgggtgatccaagagagtgtttctcttgagtttggtgatccaagggtttacccttgatgaaagacattgtataaccttcatagtggatcgttgattcggagttggtcccgtggtttttccccacattggggttttccacgtaaaattcttggtgttgttttactttactgcttgttggttgatttgattagttcctatctcgattacaccagtaggggaggaagattaattgctgcgttattgtttggttgagtacatccctaaccccaacaGGTTTACATGTTCATTTCAAAAACACGCCgtcttctatatatatgtctcgATTCGAACTTTGTTATTTTCTACTGTTGGCCGGCTTAGCTTAGCTGGCTTCTCTGCATAGTAAATCATCAACTGCTATATAACAGACATATAGAGTGGATTATTCTATTCAATACACAACGTGGATTTTGATTAAAGTATATGTCCAATTTGAAGGGTAGCGTGGAATGAGAATCAAATCTTTCTTCCATGCCAAGAAATTCAGATTAGGGCACAGATGAAAAGTAGTGTAAAAGAAACAAAGGGTTAACGTGCTCAAAGGCTACGGTATGGAACCCACAAGTTCTTCACATGACAGGGGGGGTTTCCTTTAATTTGGATGGTTTCCTGAAATTAGGGCAGATATCCAATGAGTTAGGTCTAGGGTTTGGTGGGAGCTGTGTGGCCTAAAGTGGCCAAATCCTTTTGTCAAATTTTGGACAGCATAACGTGCTCTTATCGCGAAAAGATCGGTTTGCATGGTTTGACAATTTGGTCATACACTTTCCGAGTTTGACCGTCGTAAAACCGGAGCTTAGCCGCTAGCTAGATCATTGGTGGCCGCCGGGAAAGGCAAAATGCGGTTGGCCAAGGCTCAAATCTACTATTGTTCGACTCTCAGATAGGCCTACTTTAACCAGGTCAAGTAGTTCTTTGGCAAGGCTAGGTGAGGCATGGCCAATGCTCCGATTTCCCTATTGATCGAGCCTCGACCATTCCAAGTTTGTCCAGGTTAGGCCGATGGTTGAGGCCGACGGGAGGTGAATGATGGCTGCCTTAGGTGTATTTATTTGGTCGAAATTCGTGTCTCGGATCCTGCATTTGGTATATGCATGATCCCGGCCGGGCCGCCGGTGGAATTCAATATCGGCTTGCCCTGCCCAACCATTGATCCATTCCTCCGGCGGAATCAAGATTCCCGTATTcttctctttgtttttctcTCAGTCCTTTTGCAGTATTACCTTAACATAGAAGATGTAAGGGTATAAAGGTCTTTTCGACTTTCCTCGCTCGAATAAAGCAATTTAACCGATTACCATCGATCCCAATTCTCGAACTAATACTGCACTTTCGAAAGTATCTACCGTCCCATGAGGGACGAGAGCCATTAAATCAGCATACATCATCCAATCCAACGTTTCGTGTCCGAACCGAGGGTCCGATAAAATTTTCCTTGGCTTTGTTCCAGTAGAGACTCGAACCAGTACCAAACGGGGGCCCGTACGACTTTGGAACCTACCCCGACGCTGCTCTGTACTGgcccccatttttttttttttggtcggTCTGTTTTGCCCCTTGTAGGACACTTTTTTGGTGTAGTGGTGGGAACACCGAAAGAAGCCATTAGgaaacacagagagagagaaagagagagagagaccccGCCCCACCTGCGAACCCGCCTTCCCTGCAAACGCAACGGCGACCCCCTTCTCTTTTCTTGCCATCAATCGCAAAATTCCAGCCTCAAAATTGGGTCTTTCAGTTCCGCGAATCTGCATCGCCATCCCGGATTTTCCCCGCGAATCGATCGATCCAAGGTGAATTACTTCCGCCCCATCTTTCCGTTGGTTTTGGCTGCGCTGCAATTGTGGGCTCTGATTTGCAAGATCGATTGGGTATGCAGAGTACAGTGGGTCATTGGAATGTCCAATTCTGTGTCTTATTGATTTCGTTCTTGATTCTGAGTTTGACCTTGTTTTGGGGGCATCAATCGGTTTTGCCTATTCATGTCGGTGACGGATTTCAGCTAAAGCAGCATAATTCAAACATACCCTGCTGCTTCTGAGGAGAATGATATAGAGGGCTTTGAGATTTTGCTTGCTGATGAGGTGGTCTGCCGAAATCAATTGGGTTATGATGTTTTAGTTATATTGATGGCCCGCTACCTATGGTGCACGAATGGATGATACTGTTGTTTCAGTTGTTTTAGTTCTCACTCTCTTCATTGGTCGGGAAAGAACCACCTGAAGCTTGTGCAAAGGGTCTTTCAGAAGAGGATTTGATCAGTTGACTTGACTGTTAAGAGTGCAACTGTGGTATGGTGATTATTAGGTGTTTGTAGCTCAGTGTATTGCCATTTGCCAGCAAATAGAGTGATTGCCCGGTTGCATAAGTAATGGGCAATGTTGAAAAGTATCTGCTGATATCCATGCTGGGTTTTCGGGGCTGATGGAGGCGCGGACTTGGTTGATTATGGAATGTAGCAGCAAATTAGGGCATTGGAAGAAATGGAAGGAGAAATGGTTATTCTCAGGATGCGTTTACGAGAAAAGCATCCTGTAGCTATGTTGTCCTGAATGATGCTCCGTGGAATGTGAACTGGAATCATATGTTATCTGCTGTCTTCCTATTAGTTATATTGGAGCTTAGCTTGTAATTGCTGCCACATAAGATTGTTTTCTTGTATTATCTGTTCAACAAATTTAAATGCGAATAGCACTTTTTGAATGGAGCTAACGTAATAATGCATCATTCTTTTGCACAATCATAACATCGTGAGTTTACTAGTGAATTTGcctttatactttttttctgtgtgttttgacttgtCCAGCTTAC from Punica granatum isolate Tunisia-2019 chromosome 3, ASM765513v2, whole genome shotgun sequence includes:
- the LOC116200710 gene encoding pumilio homolog 23, whose translation is MVSVGSKALPSRSRRINSFVEDSLMGEEDKLRKHGKWKKGLGRKDQKKGYGIDKDTFEKNASGRGGAKSHKPMKQEDVSISQPSIIRKQVDPETAKYFTEIANLFESNSVELEERSVICGNALEETRGKEYELTTDYIFSYTVQTLLEACDVHSLCGFLKSSAKVFPFISMDRSGSHVAETALKSLAVHLEDEETYSTIEETIRLICEVIIANPVDIMCNCYSSHVLRRLLCLCKGVSLDSPESHGTKSSAILAERLNLRASRADLNHMQTHGKEFPHLLKFLISKMLKCSKMDINTLQVDQYGSLVLQTVLKLLAGDDEELLKIIPIILGCNKENNKEGNFIEMGVVQDILNLVKETSSSHLIEVILEVAPEDLYDEVFHKIFRNSLYEIASHQCGSFVVQALVSNARSKEQMDIIWEELGTKFGDLLAMGRSGVIASLIAASHRLSTHEHKCSQALAAALCSENESPTCIVPRMLYLERYFCSHDPSKWEWPSGVKMHVMGSLILQAVFKYRNEYILPLVTSITSMEPNQVLEAARDAAGAHAIEAFLDSNASWKQKRKLIVKLQGHFGEISMHSSGSFIVEKCFTVSNLSMKETIVSELSAVSNELSKTKHGPHLTRKLDVNGYAARPEQWKKKQESKQSTFKEFFDIFGSGETRQCKDDSFVAKTSKQTSKATNLKQMRKEIDQSLNSGTPFLSKSSFKGHREKVGDGSKRKSKKQKR